A genomic window from Camelina sativa cultivar DH55 chromosome 2, Cs, whole genome shotgun sequence includes:
- the LOC104757356 gene encoding phosphatidylinositol 4-kinase beta 1-like: MPMGRFLSLVRGDSAESPREITSHSNIIGDTGSNGWLIRFFDSAFFCEWIAVSYLYKHPHAGVRDYLCNRMYTLPLSGIESYLFQICYMMVHKPSPSLDKFVIDICAKSLKIALKVHWFLLAELEDSDDNEGISRIQEKCQIAATLMGEWSPLMRPLNDVSTPGSKNQVLNRLLSSKQKLFSLTLSAPTQKSLSFSPSPGTNVLDDGSQLPSEDNKIFKKFIPSPKFRDALMFRKSVDKDDEESEKEGFFKRLMRDNKVEGDDSIPNSEGFFKRLLKDNKSEDEDITNSSEGFFKRLLSSKGESEELTSSSDGLFKRLLRDNKGDEEELGVNSESFFKRLLRESKNEDEESNPNSEGFFKKLFRDSKPEEDKVPKEVDDEDKDGFLKKLFRDKNDDKRPGSEKNETNGTVDADKKSGEEDEREGFFKKFFKEKSDDKKDIVKADDGNESEGDESPEFSLFKRLFRIHPEDAKPAAENEHSSNGLVESSPGTENFFRKLFRDRDQSVEDSELFGSKKHKEKRPGSPKQRDDTPSGKPPLPNNTASQFRKGAYHESLEFVQALCETSYGLVDIFPIEDRKIALRESLAEINFHLSEAETTGGICFPMGRGVYRVVHIPEDECILLNSREKAPYMISVEVLKAETPSAKDTSNSQKLSKGGIPLANGDAFLQKPPPWAYPLWTTQEVYRNSADRMSLSTAQAIDQAMTPKSEVKAKLVNVSLSVENRTSALDSLSDSLDDVMAEAQRTGLNTDLEWVRVVVTADPGLTMEGIPDPSAPRKKEHRRVPSTVAMEEVRAAAAKGEAPPGLPLKGAGQEDSSDAQPRANGGMLKEGDALSGELWEGKRDRICKASIYGKLPGWDLRSIIVKSGDDCRQEHLAVQLISHFYDIFQEAGLPLWLRPYEVLVTSSYTALIETIPDTASIHSIKSRYPNITSLRDFFVAKYKENSPSFKLAQVCTAEEFCREYGRIFFGLLPSAGKRSS; this comes from the exons ATGCCTATGGGACGGTTTCTATCTCTAGTCCGAGGAGACTCGGCTGAGTCACCTCGTGAGATTACCTCGCATAGTAATATCATCGGCGATACTGGTTCTAATGGTTGGCTTATTAGGTTTTTCGATTCTGCCTTCTTCTGTGAGTGGATTGCAGTTAGTTATCTGTACAAGCACCCACATGCTGGTGTTAGGGATTACTTATGCAATAGGATGTATACACTTCCCTTATCTGGTATCGAGAGTTATCTGTTCCAGATTTGTTACATGATGGTGCACAAACCAAGCCCATCTCTTGATAAGTTTGTGATAGACATCTGTGCCAAGTCACTGAAAATCGCACTCAAAGTGCATTGGTTTTTGTTGGCTGAGCTGGAGGACTCTGACGATAATGAAGGCATCAGCAGGATTCAAGAGAAGTGTCAGATTGCAGCTACTTTGATGGGTGAGTGGTCTCCTCTTATGCGTCCGCTGAATGATGTCTCAACCCCAGGTAGCAAGAATCAGGTCCTGAATAGACTTTTGTCGTCAAAACAGAAGCTCTTCTCGTTAACGTTATCTGCTCCCACCCAGAAGTCTTTGTCATTCTCACCTTCGCCAGGGACCAACGTACTGGATGATGGTAGTCAGTTACCTTCCGAGGACAATAAGATTTTCAAGAAATTTATCCCAAGTCCTAAATTCAGAGATGCTTTAATGTTTAGAAAGTCGGTTgacaaagatgatgaagagagtgAAAAGGAAGGATTCTTCAAGAGGCTCATGAGGGACAACAAAGTTGAGGGTGATGATTCAATACCTAACTCAGAGGGTTTCTTTAAGCGCCTTTTGAAAGACAATAAATCAGAAGATGAGGACATAACAAACAGTTCCGAGGGGTTCTTCAAGAGGCTCTTGAGTAGTAAAGGAGAAAGTGAGGAATTGACGTCGAGTTCAGATGGGCTGTTTAAGAGGTTGTTACGCGATAATAAGGGAGATGAAGAGGAATTGGGTGTAAATTCAGAGAGTTTCTTCAAGAGGTTGTTACGGGAGAGTAAAAACGAGGACGAGGAGTCAAACCCTAACTCAGAAGGCTTTTTTAAGAAACTATTCCGTGACAGCAAACCTGAGGAAGACAAAGTTCCTAAAGAAGTGGATGATGAAGACAAGGATGGTTTCCTTAAGAAACTTTTCAGGGACAAAAATGATGACAAGAGACCTGGTAGTGAAAAGAATGAAACCAATGGAACAGTGGATGCCGATAAGAAATCTGGTGAAGAGGATGAGAGGGAGGGGTTTTTCAAAAAGTTCTTTAAGGAAAAATCTGATGACAAGAAAGACATTGTCAAGGCCGATGATGGGAATGAAAGCGAGGGTGATGAATCTCCAGAGTTTTCTctgttcaaaagattattccGTATACATCCCGAAGATGCAAAGCCTGCTGCAGAAAATGAACATAGCAGCAATGGCTTAGTTGAAAGCAGTCCTGGGACAGAAAACTTTTTCCGCAAGTTGTTTAGAGATCGTGACCAATCTGTTGAAGATTCTGAACTGTTTGGATCTAAGAAACACAAGGAG AAACGTCCAGGCTCACCCAAACAGCGGGATGATACTCCATCTGGTAAGCCCCCGCTACCAAACAATACTGCATCACAGTTCAGGAAAGGGGCTTACCACGAGTCGTTGGAGTTTGTACAAGCTTTATGTGAAACATCATATGGTTTGGTAGATATCTTTCCCATAGAAGATAGGAAGATTGCTCTTCGGGAG tcTCTTGCAGAGATCAACTTTCATTTATCGGAAGCTGAAACCACTGGAG GAATTTGTTTTCCAATGGGGAGAGGAGTTTATCGCGTGGTCCATATTCCTGAAGACGAATGCATTCTTTTGAATTCTAGGGAAAAGGCACCATATATGATCTCAGTAGAAGTTTTGAAAGCGGAAACACCCag TGCTAAGGATACCTCTAACTCCCAGAAGCTTTCTAAAGGGGGCATTCCATTGGCAAACGGTGACGCCTTTTTGCAAAAACCTCCTCCATGGGCTTATCCACTATGGACTACGCAAGAAGTTTATCGCAACAGTGCTGACCGAATGTCGTTGTCCACTGCCCAAGCAATTGATCAAGCAATGACTCCTAAGTCAGAGGTGAAGGCGAAGCTTGTCAATGTAAGTCTCTCAGTGGAGAATCGTACTTCAGCTCTTGACTCATTGAGCGATTCACTTGATGATGTCATGGCTGAGGCCCAAAGGACGGGGCTGAACACTGATCTTGAATGGGTAAGGGTGGTCGTGACGGCTGACCCAGGACTTACAATGGAAGGCATTCCTGATCCATCAGCCCCACGTAAAAAGGAACATCGTCGTGTTCCAAGTACTGTTGCCATGGAGGAAGTAAGG GCTGCTGCAGCGAAGGGAGAGGCACCTCCAGGCCTTCCACTTAAAGGGGCTGGTCAGGAGGATTCATCGGATGCGCAACCAAGG GCCAACGGTGGAATGCTGAAAGAAGGTGATGCCTTATCAGGTGAACTTTGGGAGGGAAAGCGAGACAGAATTTGTAAAGCTTCAATATATGGAAAATTGCCTGGTTGGGACCTGCGTTCT ATTATTGTGAAGAGCGGTGACGACTGTAGGCAGGAACATCTTGCTGTGCAACTCATTTCTCACTTTTATG ATATATTCCAGGAAGCAGGTCTACCCCTCTGGTTACGTCCTTATGAAGTCTTGGTTACATCTTCTTATACTGCCCTTATAGAAACAATTCCAGATACG GCTTCTATTCATTCTATCAAAAGTAGATATCCCAACATAACGAGCCTACGTGATTTCTTTGTTGCAAAGTATAAAGAAAACTCTCCGAGTTTTAAGCTCGCCCAGGTATGTACTGCTG AGGAATTTTGTCGAGAGTATGGCCGGATATTCTTTGGTCTGTTACCTTCTGCAG GTAAAAGATCGTCATAA
- the LOC104742099 gene encoding phosphatidylinositol 4-kinase beta 1 → MDSDADGVPSEFFDYFKVLCIQGFLTCRKHAERIILLVEMLQDSGFPCFKGGPRTIQNLRKRFHLSLTEEQCVSLVLSLISSSLDAWRTRQYDYYQRVLNGIL, encoded by the exons ATGGACTCTGATGCTGACGGGGTTCCAAGTGAGTTCTTTGACTATTTCAAG GTGCTATGCATTCAAGGATTCCTTACATGTAGAAAGCACGCCGAACGGATTATTCTCTTAGTTGAAATGTTACAG GATTCGGGTTTCCCTTGCTTCAAAGGTGGTCCACGAACCATTCAGAACCTAAGAAAACGGTTCCATCTAAGTTTAACTGAAGAG CAATGTGTCTCTTTGGTGCTCTCTCTCATTAGCAGTAGCTTAGATGCTTGGCGGACACGGCAATATGATTACTACCAACGAGTCTTAAATGGAATATTGTGA
- the LOC104742106 gene encoding non-specific lipid-transfer protein-like protein At5g64080, whose translation MAVTLSSTVTPLLLTILLSLSSVSVLSASHHHVAAPAPSVDCSTIILNMADCLSFVTSGGTVTKPEGTCCSGLKTVLKTDAECLCEAFKSSASLGVTLNITKASTLPAACKLHAPSIANCGLSVAPTVAPGLAPGAAAAAGPYSAGTQAPNPSPGNDGSSLIPISITTLFSAVLFVLFFFSM comes from the exons ATGGCCGTTACACTCTCCTCAACCGTGACACCTCTCCTTCTCACCATCCTTCTATCTCTCTCATCCGTCTCAGTTCTCAGCGCATCTCACCACCACGTGGCGGCGCCGGCTCCGTCTGTTGACTGTTCGACTATCATACTCAACATGGCTGACTGTTTATCCTTTGTTACGAGCGGAGGCACGGTGACGAAACCGGAAGGTACTTGTTGCTCTGGGCTTAAGACGGTTCTCAAGACTGACGCTGAGTGTCTCTGTGAAGCGTTTAAAAGCAGTGCTTCTCTTGGAGTTACTTTGAACATCACTAAGGCTTCTACTCTTCCTGCTGCATGCAAGCTTCACGCTCCTTCTATTGCTAACTGTGGAT TATCTGTTGCTCCTACTGTTGCTCCAg GTCTTGCTCCAGGAGCAGCAGCTGCTGCTGGACCTTACTCAGCCGGAACTCAAGCTCCAAACCCGTCTCCAGGGAACGATGGATCTTCTTTGATTCCGATCTCGATCACAACCTTATTCAGCGCCGTATTGTTCGTATTGTTCTTCTTTAGTATGTAA
- the LOC104742089 gene encoding NAC domain-containing protein 82-like, with the protein MVKTNLAPGFRFHPTDVELVRYYLKRKVLGKKFQVDAIAEIDIYKFEPPDLPEKSCLGTGDLKWYFFCPREKKYPKGGKANRSTECGYWKTTGRDRDVLYNNQVVGKIRTLVYHFGKTPRGDRTDWVIHEYRLEDQVLAQKNVPQDSYVLCVLFKKNGLGPRHGSQYGAPYKDEDWSGDEEEDTQHLVAAVPSAVNAGPGPGPGPGPCKETSLVATTSQSHAVKDCLTAGVISESCVSDVPPLTATVLPPLTSDVVGYAPMSSTPLLEVPQVPHDDDDELNSMLDLFSVVNEECLLFDDLDYQNEVRDEPGVYVNEEEAPVVLGDGNFSGMFDLSDEQVMEMEDLIQPPSPPPPPDTQASNPDESRS; encoded by the exons ATGGTGAAAACTAACTTGGCACCTGGATTTCGGTTTCATCCGACTGATGTTGAACTTGTGAGATACTACTTGAAGAGAAAAGTTTTGGGGAAAAAGTTCCAAGTTGATGCTATTGCTGAGATCGACATTTACAAGTTCGAACCACCTGATTTACCCG AGAAATCATGTCTAGGGACTGGTGATCTAAAATGGTACTTCTTCTGTCCAAGAGAAAAGAAGTATCCTAAAGGCGGTAAGGCTAACCGCTCGACTGAATGTGGTTACTGGAAGACCACAGGGAGAGACAGAGATGTTTTATACAATAACCAAGTCGTTGGGAAGATAAGAACTCTGGTTTATCACTTTGGGAAAACACCTCGTGGTGATCGGACTGATTGGGTCATACATGAATATAGACTTGAAGACCAAGTACTCGCTCAAAAGAATGTTCCTCAG GATAGTTATGTGCTTTGCGTTCTGTTTAAGAAAAATGGGCTTGGACCAAGACATGGTTCTCAATATGGAGCTCCATATAAGGACGAGGATTGGagtggtgatgaagaagaagatactcaacacCTTGTAGCTGCAGTTCCTTCTGCAGTAAACGCTGGTCCTGGTCCTGGTCCTGGTCCTGGTCCTTGCAAAGAAACCAGTCTAGTTGCTACGACCTCACAATCGCACGCTGTTAAAGATTGTTTAACAGCAGGAGTGATATCAGAATCTTGCGTCTCTGATGTACCGCCACTAACTGCCACAGTGCTTCCACCTCTAACAAGTGACGTTGTAGGTTACGCTCCAATGTCTTCTACACCTCTTCTTGAGGTTCCTCAGGTACCCCACGATGATGACGATGAGTTAAATTCGATGCTAGATCTCTTTTCTGTTGTGAATGAAGAGTGTTTACTTTTCGACGATTTGGACTACCAAAATGAG GTAAGAGATGAGCCTGGTGTTTATGTAAACGAGGAGGAAGCTCCAGTAGTATTAGGAGATGGCAATTTCAGTGGAATGTTTGACCTGAGCGACGAGCAGGTCATGGAGATGGAGGATCTGATACAGCCGccctctcctcctcctcctccggacACTCAAGCTAGTAATCCCGATGAATCAAGAAGCTAA